One window from the genome of Treponema sp. OMZ 838 encodes:
- the rplX gene encoding 50S ribosomal protein L24, with translation MEGKIKIRKNDTVEVIAGSEKGKRGAVLRVLPEKNQVIIQGVNMGKKAMRKRSQQDQGGIAEIEMPIHISNVMIVGKKSGVSRIGYKMDGDKKVRFCRKGGEVL, from the coding sequence ATGGAAGGAAAAATCAAGATCCGTAAGAACGATACGGTAGAAGTGATTGCGGGCAGCGAGAAAGGAAAGCGCGGCGCCGTATTGCGTGTTTTACCTGAAAAAAATCAAGTGATTATTCAGGGCGTTAATATGGGTAAAAAAGCAATGCGCAAGCGTTCTCAGCAGGATCAGGGCGGAATTGCCGAAATCGAGATGCCGATACATATTTCAAATGTCATGATAGTCGGTAAGAAAAGTGGCGTATCCCGCATTGGATATAAGATGGACGGCGATAAAAAAGTGCGTTTTTGCCGTAAGGGTGGAGAAGTATTATAA
- the rplN gene encoding 50S ribosomal protein L14 yields MVQVETRLNVADNSGAKIVQCIKVLGGSHRRYAGIGDIIVVAVKDALPTSTIKKGSVEKAVIVRVSKEYRRPDGTYIRFDDNACVLVDANKNPKGKRVFGPVARELRDMDFMKIVSLAPEVL; encoded by the coding sequence ATGGTTCAAGTAGAAACAAGATTAAACGTTGCCGATAACTCGGGTGCAAAGATTGTACAGTGTATTAAGGTACTCGGCGGATCCCACCGCCGGTATGCCGGTATCGGTGATATCATTGTAGTAGCGGTAAAGGATGCGCTTCCGACTTCTACAATCAAAAAGGGTTCTGTAGAAAAAGCGGTTATCGTCCGCGTTTCTAAAGAATATCGCCGTCCTGACGGGACATATATCCGCTTTGACGATAACGCTTGTGTATTGGTCGATGCGAATAAGAACCCCAAGGGTAAGCGTGTTTTCGGGCCTGTCGCGCGCGAACTGCGTGATATGGATTTTATGAAAATCGTATCGCTTGCGCCTGAAGTTCTATAA
- the rpsQ gene encoding 30S ribosomal protein S17, protein MEETTAKKKSGNREFVGLVTSDKMDKTIVVQVATKKLHRLYKKYVLNTKKYKAHDEQNTAHIGDTVRIVENRPISKEKCWRLAEIIERAK, encoded by the coding sequence GTGGAAGAAACAACGGCAAAAAAGAAATCCGGGAACCGCGAGTTTGTTGGTTTGGTAACCAGCGATAAAATGGATAAAACCATTGTTGTGCAGGTCGCTACCAAGAAACTTCATCGGCTGTATAAAAAGTATGTGCTCAATACAAAAAAATATAAGGCGCATGACGAACAAAATACAGCTCACATTGGTGATACGGTGCGTATTGTAGAGAACCGTCCGATCAGCAAAGAAAAATGCTGGCGTTTGGCGGAGATTATTGAGCGTGCAAAATAA
- the rpmC gene encoding 50S ribosomal protein L29 has product MKKPNYQDLSLAELQAKRSELKQKYMDLRFQFVVGHVENPMLKRSMRREIAALNTFIRQKELAGVSAE; this is encoded by the coding sequence ATGAAAAAGCCGAACTATCAAGATTTATCCCTTGCCGAATTGCAGGCAAAGCGGAGCGAACTTAAACAAAAATATATGGATTTGAGGTTTCAGTTTGTAGTGGGACACGTAGAGAACCCTATGCTGAAACGGTCTATGCGCCGCGAAATTGCAGCGCTGAACACATTTATCCGGCAGAAAGAATTGGCCGGTGTAAGTGCAGAGTAG
- the rplP gene encoding 50S ribosomal protein L16, with translation MALSPKRVKYRKIQRGRVKGNATRCNHIDFGEFALVSLEPFWLTNRQLEAARVALNRKVKRGGKLWIRVFPDKPYTKKPAETRMGKGKGAPEYWVAVVKPGTVLFELTGIDRSLAEEAMRLAGSKLPFKTRFAEQPRDN, from the coding sequence ATGGCTTTAAGTCCTAAGAGAGTAAAATACCGCAAAATTCAGCGCGGTAGAGTTAAGGGAAACGCAACACGGTGTAATCATATTGACTTTGGTGAATTTGCATTGGTATCGCTTGAACCCTTTTGGCTGACTAATCGCCAGCTCGAAGCTGCTCGTGTCGCTTTAAACAGAAAGGTAAAGCGCGGCGGTAAGTTGTGGATTCGCGTATTCCCCGATAAGCCGTATACAAAAAAACCGGCTGAAACACGTATGGGTAAAGGTAAGGGAGCTCCGGAGTATTGGGTTGCTGTTGTAAAGCCCGGAACGGTGCTGTTTGAGCTTACCGGTATTGACCGCTCGCTTGCGGAAGAGGCTATGCGTTTGGCAGGAAGTAAACTTCCGTTTAAGACACGCTTTGCCGAGCAGCCGCGCGATAACTAA
- the rpsC gene encoding 30S ribosomal protein S3 — protein sequence MGQKVNPIGLRLGINKTWSSRWYASPREYADLLHEDLKIRAMLQTLPECKNADVADIEIIRHPQRVTIVIHTARPGVIIGTKGANIEKIGAIIQKELNKKVQIKIKEVKRAELNASLVAQNVARQLMGRASFRKALKQGCFSTMKAGAQGIKIRVSGRLGGAEMSRTEEMKEGRIPLHTLRADIDYGFAEAHTTYGKIGVKVWLYSGMMYGSDQKDDAGLLLKKQRKERAPRSEKGRGERAEAGRD from the coding sequence ATGGGACAGAAAGTAAACCCTATCGGGTTAAGACTTGGAATTAATAAAACATGGTCGTCTCGCTGGTATGCAAGTCCGAGAGAATATGCGGACTTATTGCATGAAGACTTAAAGATTCGTGCAATGCTCCAGACACTGCCTGAGTGCAAAAATGCGGATGTTGCCGATATCGAAATTATTCGTCATCCCCAGCGTGTAACAATTGTTATTCATACCGCGCGGCCGGGTGTGATCATCGGAACCAAAGGTGCCAATATTGAAAAAATCGGCGCTATTATTCAGAAAGAACTGAATAAAAAGGTTCAGATTAAGATTAAAGAGGTGAAGCGTGCTGAATTGAATGCTTCTCTCGTTGCCCAGAATGTTGCCCGTCAGCTGATGGGGCGTGCTTCCTTTAGAAAAGCCTTAAAGCAAGGTTGCTTTTCTACGATGAAAGCCGGTGCTCAGGGAATTAAAATCCGTGTTTCGGGTCGTCTCGGCGGTGCGGAAATGTCCCGAACCGAAGAAATGAAGGAAGGGCGGATACCCTTGCACACACTCCGTGCGGATATCGACTACGGTTTTGCGGAAGCGCATACCACCTACGGAAAAATCGGTGTAAAAGTTTGGCTCTACAGCGGCATGATGTACGGCAGCGACCAAAAAGATGACGCCGGTTTATTGTTAAAAAAACAGCGCAAGGAACGCGCTCCTCGGTCGGAAAAAGGCCGCGGCGAGCGTGCGGAAGCAGGGAGGGATTAA
- the rplV gene encoding 50S ribosomal protein L22, whose product MTETTAKNGYRATIKYFIASPTKVRPVANVIKRKSYTDAMAILEHIPNKGAALISQTVKSAASNALNGNKKLDEDMLYIKEIRIDEGPRLKRLWCRGRGRADVQLKRMCHITVIVDEKAGA is encoded by the coding sequence ATGACTGAAACGACTGCAAAGAACGGTTACCGCGCTACGATAAAGTATTTTATTGCTTCTCCGACAAAAGTTCGGCCGGTTGCAAATGTGATTAAACGCAAGTCTTATACCGATGCAATGGCGATCTTAGAGCATATACCCAATAAAGGGGCTGCACTGATTTCACAAACGGTTAAGTCGGCTGCCTCGAATGCTTTGAACGGTAATAAAAAATTGGATGAAGATATGCTCTATATTAAAGAGATCCGTATCGATGAAGGCCCGAGGCTGAAGCGCTTATGGTGCCGCGGCCGCGGACGTGCGGATGTTCAATTAAAACGAATGTGTCACATTACGGTAATAGTTGACGAAAAGGCGGGAGCGTAA
- the rpsS gene encoding 30S ribosomal protein S19, translating to MSRSVKKGPFVEKSLYKKVVEMSKTGDQKTKKMVKSYSRCSTIIPEMVGFTISVYNGKSWIPVYITEEFVGHKLGEFAPTRIFRGHGGSDKKAAKK from the coding sequence ATGTCAAGATCTGTTAAAAAAGGCCCTTTTGTAGAAAAAAGCTTGTACAAAAAGGTTGTTGAAATGAGCAAGACGGGAGATCAGAAAACAAAAAAGATGGTTAAGTCTTACTCCCGATGCTCCACGATTATACCTGAGATGGTTGGTTTTACTATTTCGGTATATAACGGTAAATCATGGATCCCTGTGTATATCACAGAGGAATTTGTTGGACATAAGCTTGGCGAGTTCGCTCCTACCCGTATTTTCCGCGGGCACGGCGGCTCGGATAAGAAAGCGGCAAAAAAGTAG
- the rplB gene encoding 50S ribosomal protein L2, which translates to MALKLYKPITPGMRGRIDLLRDEITAQKPEKSLTTGKKANAGRDSHGRISVRHQGGGHKRKYREIDFKRNKYGIPGTVRTIEYDPNRSANIALIFYADGEKRYILAPKGLKVGQKIMSGTMAALELANALPLESIPVGFTVHNVELTLGKGGQMARSAGAAALIAAKEGDYVTLRLPSGETRLVHKKCYATIGEVGNADHMNINLGKAGRARWRGIRPSVRGMAMNPVDHPLGGGEGRGKGRNPVTPWGQPCKGYKTRKKKNTSDRFIVSRRK; encoded by the coding sequence ATGGCTCTTAAATTATATAAGCCTATAACACCGGGTATGCGCGGTCGAATTGACTTGCTGCGTGATGAAATCACTGCGCAGAAACCTGAAAAAAGCCTTACAACCGGAAAAAAAGCCAATGCGGGGCGGGATAGCCATGGGCGTATTTCTGTTCGGCATCAGGGCGGTGGACATAAGCGGAAGTATCGTGAAATTGATTTTAAACGTAACAAGTACGGTATTCCGGGAACTGTCCGAACTATCGAATATGATCCGAACCGCAGTGCAAATATCGCATTGATCTTTTACGCTGACGGCGAAAAACGATACATCCTTGCTCCTAAAGGTTTGAAGGTCGGACAAAAGATTATGAGCGGCACGATGGCTGCGCTTGAGCTTGCGAATGCGTTACCGCTTGAATCCATACCGGTCGGTTTTACCGTCCATAATGTTGAGTTGACGCTTGGAAAGGGTGGGCAAATGGCTCGTTCTGCCGGTGCTGCTGCGCTTATTGCTGCAAAAGAAGGCGATTATGTAACGTTGCGCCTTCCTTCAGGTGAGACCCGTTTGGTGCATAAAAAATGCTATGCAACAATCGGTGAGGTTGGAAATGCCGATCACATGAATATCAATTTAGGAAAGGCGGGACGTGCACGTTGGCGCGGTATTCGTCCTTCCGTACGCGGTATGGCTATGAACCCTGTTGATCACCCGCTTGGTGGTGGTGAAGGACGCGGAAAGGGACGCAATCCTGTTACTCCGTGGGGTCAGCCTTGTAAGGGATATAAAACCCGTAAGAAGAAGAATACTTCGGATCGGTTTATTGTTTCACGGCGGAAGTAG
- a CDS encoding 50S ribosomal protein L23: MQYTDVIIAPVLTEKSNEMREQRKYVFKVDPRSTKVQIKEAVRKLFNVKVLDCAVVNVDGKMRRVRYRAGKTASWKKAIVTLAEGESIKVFEGA, from the coding sequence ATGCAATATACTGATGTTATTATAGCGCCTGTGCTTACGGAAAAATCAAACGAGATGCGTGAGCAGCGTAAGTATGTTTTTAAGGTGGATCCGCGCTCTACAAAGGTGCAGATTAAGGAAGCAGTACGGAAGCTTTTTAATGTTAAAGTGCTTGATTGTGCTGTTGTAAACGTCGACGGAAAAATGCGTCGAGTTCGCTATCGGGCAGGTAAGACTGCAAGCTGGAAAAAAGCTATTGTGACGCTTGCTGAAGGCGAATCGATTAAAGTTTTTGAAGGTGCATAA
- the rplD gene encoding 50S ribosomal protein L4: MEKKVYSIDGKELRTIELNDAVFGLPVNEDVIYYAITNELANMRVGTACTKGRAEVNGSNAKPYKQKGTGRARRGDKKSPLLVGGGTIFGPKPRDYSYAIPKKAKRLAMKSILSLKAQDEDRLVVIEDFTVETGKTKDLVKILQAFVQDERTVLVLKDDDAMLKRAGKNIPTLSFLTYNRLRAHDLFYGRKVLMLESAAKNLSSFYAVEGAE; encoded by the coding sequence ATGGAAAAGAAAGTCTATTCGATTGATGGTAAGGAATTGCGGACAATTGAGCTTAACGATGCTGTGTTCGGTTTGCCTGTTAATGAAGATGTCATTTACTATGCCATTACAAATGAATTAGCAAATATGCGTGTCGGTACGGCATGTACAAAAGGTCGTGCTGAGGTAAACGGTTCTAATGCGAAGCCGTATAAGCAGAAGGGTACCGGGCGTGCCCGCCGTGGTGATAAAAAATCACCGCTTTTGGTCGGCGGCGGTACGATTTTTGGGCCGAAGCCGCGTGATTATAGCTATGCAATTCCGAAAAAAGCAAAGCGGTTGGCAATGAAATCTATCTTGAGTTTGAAGGCTCAGGATGAAGATCGCCTTGTTGTCATAGAAGATTTTACGGTTGAAACCGGTAAAACGAAAGATCTTGTGAAGATATTGCAGGCATTTGTTCAGGATGAGCGCACTGTGCTTGTGTTGAAAGATGATGATGCAATGTTGAAGCGTGCGGGGAAGAATATTCCTACACTGTCGTTTTTGACGTATAACCGTTTGCGTGCGCATGATCTGTTTTATGGGCGGAAAGTGCTGATGCTTGAGTCTGCTGCAAAAAATCTTTCGAGTTTTTATGCGGTTGAGGGGGCTGAGTAA
- the rplC gene encoding 50S ribosomal protein L3 — MVGLIGKKIGMTQLFDDEGRLTPVTVLQVVPNTVVAVKDADHFGYEAVVLGTGELKEGRVSKVYANQFAEGVAPVRLLKEFRGFDKEVTVGAKIGVEVLESVRYLDITAISKGKGFQGVVKRYGFGGGRASHGSKFHREPGSTGQCTSPGRSFKNVKMPGHMGAERVTVQNLRIEKIDPELGVVMVRGSVPGKKDAVVFLKSAVKRER; from the coding sequence ATGGTTGGTCTGATTGGTAAAAAAATCGGCATGACCCAGTTGTTTGATGACGAGGGGCGGCTGACACCTGTTACCGTTTTGCAAGTAGTGCCGAATACAGTGGTCGCAGTAAAAGATGCGGATCATTTCGGTTATGAAGCAGTTGTGTTGGGAACGGGTGAATTGAAAGAAGGACGTGTTTCAAAGGTATATGCAAATCAGTTTGCAGAAGGTGTTGCGCCTGTCCGTCTTTTAAAAGAATTTAGAGGTTTTGATAAAGAAGTTACCGTTGGTGCGAAAATTGGCGTCGAAGTTTTGGAATCTGTCCGGTATCTTGATATTACCGCAATTTCAAAAGGAAAGGGCTTTCAGGGTGTTGTAAAGCGCTATGGTTTCGGCGGTGGACGCGCTTCTCATGGTTCAAAGTTTCACCGTGAGCCTGGTTCGACAGGGCAGTGTACCAGTCCGGGGCGATCGTTTAAAAACGTTAAGATGCCCGGTCACATGGGTGCCGAACGAGTAACGGTACAGAATTTGAGGATTGAAAAAATAGATCCCGAATTGGGCGTCGTTATGGTACGTGGTTCCGTTCCCGGTAAAAAGGATGCGGTTGTGTTCCTTAAATCCGCTGTAAAACGGGAAAGATAA